The DNA region CCGGTCGGCGTCCAGCGTCAGCCGGCCGTCGCGCGTGTAGGCGGTGGCGCCGCCGGCGGTGCGCACCGCCAGGAACAGCCCGGCCTCGGGCACCACGTCGAGCGCGTTGCCGGTCCGCTGGGTCGGCCCGGGGCGCAGGTCCACGCCGCTGGCGACCGCGGCCGCGTAGCGCTTGTCCTGCGCGGCGCCCGGCGCGAGGAAGCTCTCGAACGCGGGGCGGGCGGCCTTGAAGCCCGGGGTCTGGGCGTTCGCGAGGTTGTCCGCCACGGCGTCGAGCTGCTCCGCCCGGGCCACCGCGCCGCACATGCTCACGTAGATGCCATCCGCCATGTCCGCGTCTCCCGGCCCACCCCTTCGCAAGCGGCGCGCCAGCGGCGGGCGCCAGGGATCCGTCGGCGGGGAGGGCGCGCCGCGTGCAGGTCGCGCCCGCGGAGAGAGGGAGGTGCGGGCGCATGGCGAGGACCCGGCTGGACCGGCTGGTGAAGGTGCGCGAACGCTCCGAGGGCCGGGCGCGGGAGGAGCTGGCGCGCGCTCGCGGCGGCGTGGCGCGCGCGGCGGACCGGCTGGAGGCGACGCGCGCGGGCGCGCGGGCCGACGGGCGCGGCGCCGGGGCGGCCGGGCTGTGGGCGGTGGAGGAGATCGCGCACGCGCGGGCGCTCCGCTCGGTGGACGCGGCGGAGGCCGAGGTGGCGCAGGCGCTCCGGCGCGAGCGCGTCGCCCAGGCCGGCCTGGCGGCCGCGCGGAACGAGGCCGAGGCCGCCCGCCGCGCCCGCGAGCGCAAGCTCGCGGAGCAGCGGGCCGAGGACGATCGGAAGGAGCGTCGCGCGCTGGACGAGCTCGCGACGCTCGCGTTCAACCGGCGCGCCTGAGCGCCGGCGCGCGCGCCGCCGCGGCGGCGAGGGGCAGCTGCGCCACCAGCGGCCGGGGCCCGGCCCGGCGGGCGCGCAGCGCGGCGCGCCCCGGGTCGAGCAGCATCCACGGCGCCCGGGCCTCCTCCGGGCCGGCGGCGCCGCGGGCCAGCCGCACCACGGACTTCGAGAAGCCGTCCTTGCCGCGGGGCACCAGCGCGAGCGGCGCGTCGGAGGGGCGCATGCGCTCGAAGCCGAGCCGCTGGTACACGGCGAAGGCGCGGGGGTTCTCGGCCTGCAGCGTGACCCGCCCGCCCGCGCCGGCGCCGCGCGACAGCGCCACGGCGCGCTCGACCAGCGCGCTGCCCGCGCCGCGCACGGTGCGCGCGTCGGGCGGGTCGGCCGGGCCGAGCAGGTTCCAGGGCGCGGTGGCGAGCAGCTCCACGAACGCGGCGCCGGGGCACACGAACAGCGAGGTGATGGCCTGGATGCGGCCGCGGTGGACGGCGGCGTGCACGGTGCGCTGCTCGGTGAGGCCCTCGCCCTCCTCCTCGCCGGCCAGCACGCGGGCGAGCTCGCCGACGATGCGCAGCGAGTCCTCCAGGCGCGTCCGCGTCGCGGGGGTGACCCCGCGGGCCAGGAAGGCCTGGGCGGTGAGGATCCAGCCGCGCAGCTCGTCGGCGAGATCCGGGTCGTCGGGTTCGAGGGTGGTGAAGCGGAAGGTCGCCCGCCCCGTGGGACGGGCGCATCGTTCGTCTGGGTCGTCGTACGACGGCATGGCTCAGCGTGCTCCTGGCGGCGCCTTTCGCGCCCGCCTCGACCGCGTCCTCGCCTGCGGGGACATCCCGGAACGGCGGCGCGGTCGGGCCAGACGACAGCACCGGGCCCGGGGCCGGTAAAGGTTTCCGCGAACGGCCGCCCGTTCCGCGGGGTTCCGCCTGTCTTGGCTCCGATGTAGGCCCAAATCCGACCCCAAAACGTAGGCGAAGGTGGTCAAGCCTCCGACATGAGCGCGCGGAGCCTCTTCGCCGCCTCGGAGTGGAGCTGGCAGACGCGCGGCTCGGACACGCCCAGCACCTTCGCGATCTCGCGGTAGGTGAGCGCCTCGTCGTAGTAGAGCGCCAGCAGCACCTGCAGCCGCTCCGGCAGCGCCGCCACCGCGCGGGCCAGCGCGCCCCTTCGCTCGGCCGCCCCGAGCGCCTCGTCCGCGGGCACGGCCGGGGCGGGCGCGACGTCGTCCTCGACCGGCACCGGCGGCGACGCGAGCAGGAGCAGCTCCCCGACCTGCTCGGCCGGGAGCCCCGCCGCCTCGGCGATCTCGACCGGGTCCGGCTCGCGGCCGAGGGCCTGCTCCAGCCGCGCCCGGGCCGCGAGGACCCGGTCGGCGTCCGCGCGGAGGCGCCTCGGCAGGTGGTCCATCCGCCGCAGCTCGTCCAGCATGGCGCCGCGCACCCGGTGCTCCGCGAACGTCTCGAAGCGGACGTCCTGGGACGCGTCGTAGCGCCGCGCCGCCTCGAGCAGGCCCATGGCGCCGGCGGACCAGAGATCGCCCGGCTCGACCGCGTGGCCGGTGCGGGCGGCGAGGCGCCGGGCGCAGCGGTCGAGCAGCGTCGCGTGCCGCCGGAGCAGGGCCTCGTCCGGCTCGGGGGCGGGCGGGCCGTAGCGGGCGACGGCGGCGTGTGCGGCGTGCATGGCGGGCCTCACGCGGCGGGCTGCCGCTCGCGCAGGAGCTGCTGCCAGAACAGCTTCACGCCGCCGGGCAGGGAGGAAGGGGGCGGCGCGGCCAGGATCGCGTCGCAGAGCCCCTGGAGCGCGCGGCTGGCGGGGGCGCGCGGGTAGAGCTCGACCAGCGGCTGCTGCACGCGCCCGGCGCGGGGCAGGTCCTCGTCGCGCGGGATGGCGCCCAGGTAGGCGAGGCGCGCGTCGAGGAACCTGCCGGTCACCTGCGTCAGCCGGCGGAACACGTCGCGCCCCTGGAAGTCGGCCGCCTGGTTCGCGACCACCCCGAACCGCGTCACGCCCGCCTGCTGCGACAGGACCTTCACGGTGGCGTAGGCGTCGGAGAGCGAGGTGGGCTCGGGCGAGACCACCAGCAGCGCCTCCTGCGCCGCGCCGGCGAAGAACAGCACGTTGTCCCCGATGCCCGCGCCGCAGTCCACCAGCACGAGGTCGAAGCGCCGGTCGAGCGCCTCGAACGCCGAGACGAGCGTGAGCTTCTGCGCGTGGGTGAGCCGCGTGAGCGACTGGATGCCGCTCGACGCGCCCAGCACGCGCACGCCGCGCGGCCCCTGGGTCAGCACCTGCTCGGCGCTGGCCGCGCCCTCGAGCAGGTGGCCGAGGTGGTGGGTCGGGCAGATGCCCAGCACGATGTCGGCGTTGGCGAGGCCCAGGTCCGCGTCCACCAGCAGGACGCGGCGCCCGGCGCGGGCGGCGAGCACCGCCAGGTTGGCGGAGATGTGCGTCTTGCCGACGCCGCCCTTCCCGCTGGTCACGGCGATCACGCGCAGCGGCGGGGCGGCGTCGCGCGGGGCGATGCGATCGCGCAGGCCCTGGGCCTGGTCGGCGGCGTCGCGCTCACGGGGGTCGGTCACGGGGCATCCTTTCCGGCGACGAGGTCCACCAGCTCCGCGCCGCCGAGCGCGTGCACGTCCTCGGGGACGCGCTGGCCGTCGGTCACGCAGGCGATGGGGCGGCACACCCGCACCGCGGCGGAGAGCACGCTGCCCGGCCCGGCCGCCTCGTCGAGCTTGGTCAGCACCAGGCGGTCGGGGGCGAGCGCGCGGTAGCGATCGGCCACCGCCGCGAGCTCCAGCGCGCCGGTCGCCGCCGAGACGGTGAGGTGGAGCTGGACGCGGGGGATGGAGCGGACCAGCGCCGCCTGGCGCTCCACGTCCTCCACCGACGCGTGGCCGGCGGTGTCCACGAGGACGAGATCCACGTCGGACAGCCGCTCCAGGGCGCGCCCGAGCTCGCCGCGGTCGCGCGCCACCAGCACCGGGA from Anaeromyxobacter dehalogenans 2CP-C includes:
- a CDS encoding flagellar FliJ family protein; this encodes MARTRLDRLVKVRERSEGRAREELARARGGVARAADRLEATRAGARADGRGAGAAGLWAVEEIAHARALRSVDAAEAEVAQALRRERVAQAGLAAARNEAEAARRARERKLAEQRAEDDRKERRALDELATLAFNRRA
- a CDS encoding GNAT family N-acetyltransferase, producing MPSYDDPDERCARPTGRATFRFTTLEPDDPDLADELRGWILTAQAFLARGVTPATRTRLEDSLRIVGELARVLAGEEEGEGLTEQRTVHAAVHRGRIQAITSLFVCPGAAFVELLATAPWNLLGPADPPDARTVRGAGSALVERAVALSRGAGAGGRVTLQAENPRAFAVYQRLGFERMRPSDAPLALVPRGKDGFSKSVVRLARGAAGPEEARAPWMLLDPGRAALRARRAGPRPLVAQLPLAAAAARAPALRRAG
- a CDS encoding sigma-70 family RNA polymerase sigma factor; translation: MHAAHAAVARYGPPAPEPDEALLRRHATLLDRCARRLAARTGHAVEPGDLWSAGAMGLLEAARRYDASQDVRFETFAEHRVRGAMLDELRRMDHLPRRLRADADRVLAARARLEQALGREPDPVEIAEAAGLPAEQVGELLLLASPPVPVEDDVAPAPAVPADEALGAAERRGALARAVAALPERLQVLLALYYDEALTYREIAKVLGVSEPRVCQLHSEAAKRLRALMSEA
- a CDS encoding MinD/ParA family protein, whose amino-acid sequence is MTDPRERDAADQAQGLRDRIAPRDAAPPLRVIAVTSGKGGVGKTHISANLAVLAARAGRRVLLVDADLGLANADIVLGICPTHHLGHLLEGAASAEQVLTQGPRGVRVLGASSGIQSLTRLTHAQKLTLVSAFEALDRRFDLVLVDCGAGIGDNVLFFAGAAQEALLVVSPEPTSLSDAYATVKVLSQQAGVTRFGVVANQAADFQGRDVFRRLTQVTGRFLDARLAYLGAIPRDEDLPRAGRVQQPLVELYPRAPASRALQGLCDAILAAPPPSSLPGGVKLFWQQLLRERQPAA